The genomic region TTAATGGAACCTCCGCGTCCAGAACCATTGGCCAGTCTGTATCACCTATGGATTTGTCTTCTTGCTACTTTACACCTCAAACAGAAGACCCCAGTGACTTCTCCCCTATATCCATATCTGATAGCTCCAAATTATCTGTACATGTTGGGTCCTCCACATCAGTACTCAACTGCCAGCCAGCCAACCAGTATGTTAAATCCATATCTGATGACTGTTCCCCTGTTAATATCCCCTGTGTCTGCACTTGTGAGTTTCCCACTGACTTCCCACCTGAGATCTCCTCATCTCACCTCACTTATTGCCTATGTTCTCCGCTCAAAAATGACAATCATGTGTCTTCTAATTTTGCCTATTCATCTCTTAATCATTTTGAAGCCTTCTGTCTTAGTCCACATGAAACCCCATACATTTTGCAGTCAAAGGACTATTCAGATCTATCAAACAACATCACTCCCATTAATGGTATCATTCCCCCTCACATGAATGCTACAACCGATCTAAGGGGTACATTTACCTCCACTAAATGTAACAGCACAAACATGGACCCTCTCAGTCCATGGTCTACTCAGAGCTTTCACTCTTCAACATCTCCTGAGATTGATGTGGTTTCCACCAATGATCAGCTATCCAATGATCATCTACCTCTCAATGGACAGTATTTTCATCCCTGCAGCTGCTCTCTTCCCAACTCTGTTGACTCTTTAAACAAAAGTAAAGTTCTGAATTCTTCTTTTTCTACTAACACTCCCCCAACCCAAAACTTTATTTGTCCTAACTCTACAAACCAGACTGTGTCCACCAGTACTCATGAAAGACATCCGAAAATGCTTTCTAGCTGTCCTCATATCTTCCCTTCCGAAGAGACACCCAAGTATCTTCCATTTCCTGAAGAAGAGAACCAAGTCCAAGAATGTGAAGTATGCAAGGCATCACTGGAAAATAAAGTTCGGTGAGTAATACTGTAAAAAAAGATGTATGTGCCACAGAGAAAGACCATGAGGCTGTTATGTGCCCTTAAAGAAAGGGGGACCAACCCTGGCTGTTCCACCACATTTGTTATTGGCTAGCAAGAACCTATCCATGACCTTCTCTTCCAAAGGAACTGCATTGTTATCAAACACGAGTCATGAAAAGGGGAAAACAAACACCAGGCTGTTCTGTGGTGGGTGGCAAAACTGGGCATCATAATGGTGTACCCATTTTAATATCTTCTTTGCAATTGGCTTTTTTTAATATATCCTTCTGTTATCCTGTTTAACCACTAGCATGGATCAGGACAGACAACTGTGTGAAAACTTCCTAGACTCGCTCTCTCGTTTCGAGGATTGGCTACAGATTGCTCAGATAACCACATCTCAAGGAAACCCATACAGGACAGTTCACCAAGAAGCTAAGCTGACATTGAGGAAGTATGAGGTAACGATTACAAGAATTTGGTTTGGTGTGGTTTTACAAATAATCCCTTTCTAACCTATATTCCCACCATCCTAGGTCCTACTGACAGACATACGGGAGAAATTATTAGACCTGGAGTCTCTAAATAGACAATACTGGAGAGTCGCACAAACTGCTCAGCCAATGCTGCTTCCAAGTGTGCTCCGGAGTAGGATGCAGGAGGTCAACACATTATGGGATAATCTACAGGGGGAGGCAGAGACATTACACAAGACATTGAAGGTACATAGAAATCTTTACACTTAACAAAGTCAACAGTAGAATACTGAAGATGCAGGTGATGATTTTAGATAATCTTTCCATAGTCTCAAGTCCAGCAGAGGGAAGAATTTGAAACTGACCAGGATGACATGAAACTGTGCCTGACGGAGATGGACCTAGAGTTATCCAATGTAGAGTATATCTATGGAGGCAACTCCACAGAGAAAATACAACAACTTAAGGTAAGGTAGTTGGAACAAGATTTCAGTGTATGtcttgtctgatttttttttttcttcttaaaggctatgtacacctttgggggcattttttattattgcattgtgctgatttttagctaaaaatatttttttcaattggtctataTTAAAGCTTTTCAGCACTTTTCTCTGTAccgccttgagattctctagtagcagcctctgtatttttaggctactttcacacttgcgtttggtgcggattcgtcatggatctgcacagacagatccgttcagataatacaaacgtctgcatccgttcagaacggatccgtttgtattatctttagcatagccaagacggatccgtcttgaacaccattgaaggtCAATGGAGGATAGATCcgtttttctattgtgccagattgtgtaagtgaaaacggatccgtccccattgacttatatggtgtgtcggaacggatccgtttggctcagtttcgtcaggcggactccaaagcggaatggagactgaactgatgcattctgagtgtatccttttccattcagaatgcattagggcaaaactgatccgttttggaccgcttgtgagagccctgaacggatcgcacaaacggaaagccaagacaccagtgtgaaagtagccttactctgttcCATTAGGCAGCTCATCTGACAGCCCCTGGTCTCTGATCTCTAACCTTAtagacactcattatagctcaattcttatcttactgataagaatgtggttaTAACTGgcacaaaatgaaagtgaaagtaccatgcACATAGGCGaacggttaaccctttgtgacagaactgtggaatatttttaataaagaccaattgaaaaaaaaaaaaaaaaaaagatttttagcccaaaatgagtaaaaatgcaatcataaaaaaactgCCCCCgacggtgtacatagcctttaaggttgGAAGATGATTTAAAAGGgtttaacaaattttttttttttttactaatgaccTCTCCTTAGATCAGCTGTTTTTAGGAGGCAGTGTCGCTCCTGTGAGCGtcatggccttctcgcagctttccctaggtTGGGTGACAACACATTCATTtatcatgtggcctaggagcagctcagctccataaaagtgaatggggctgaactgcgataccaagcacagccgctatacttggtgagctgagagaagactGTAGCACTCACAAGAgccctgctgccttctcaaagagctgatcagcggggttccCGGAGGTCAGACCCCCAGAGATCAAATActcgtgaggataggtcatcagtaaaaaaaaaatatatatcttggaaaacccctttaaaatgtcttCATGATATCCAAATCATGGAAGGTAAGGGGCATATAGGAAACCAGCCTAACATCCATCTCTTGTTCTTTCCTTAAACTGTTGGATCACTTTAATACCCAGGGAAGGACTTAACCGGATGGAGCAATTCACTTATAGTACCCTCCTTTACCCACAATTTTGGTTAGGGTTGAGGTATTAAGCTGACCCCAGGACTTAGGTGCCCTAAGCTGGTCAAGTGTTTGTTTCCCTGGATAACATCTAGCCGGAGTGGTTGAAAATATGGCTACTACCGGCAAAAATAACAGGAAAATAATTTTAAATGTACTGGGAAGGGTAAAACGATGAAGAACTTGGATTCTGAAACATGGTCcaaccagtgattggttaaggCAGTGAGGTAGAATCAGGTATTTGGTACTGTGGGACAGAAATGAGCTGGTCAGAAAAACCAGGGGTCAGTTAGGATAGATCAGGCAAAATCAAGTAGCAGAACCATGGAGAAGATGTAAACACAGTCAAACAAGCCAGCAGTGTGATAATGGAGGTCAAAAACAATGAGAATGGGGTACAGTATAGAATCCTAAAAAGTAGTTCAAATATCAAAGAAGACTACACCCAGTATCCTTGCCTGCCCCACCACGAGACTCATTGTGACAGTAGCTGAGACAGGGAGAAGAGACAGTGCTACCAAATATAAGGGTGTAAAGAGCAGCACTACTCTTGTTCGtaagttgttaaaaaaaaatatatctaccgtatatactcgagtataagacgagttttttggcacatatttttgtgctcaaaaagccccctcgtcttatactcgagtctaggtctgtattatggcaacttacattgccataatacagaccatgacatgttgggggccggagaagctgttacttacctttacagctgctccggtcagctcccagcacgtccgcacggcacctctgttaagctcccagtgtaaatctcgcgagacacgcgggccgcgagatttacactgggagcagactgcgagatttacaccggcagtaagtaccggcccctgcacagcctcccctcctcctggacatccccccctccccctggacagccccccctccctggccAAGTATAAAGTAGGGAGgggtattttcttgattgcgaaaattcgcaaacaaatcgcattcaaattttcgcattaaaaattcgcatgaactggtattttcccaaaaatcgaatattcgatttacttggtttttgtactgttaaagttattgttgataccatattgtttttctttgaaataaatattcaaaaacctttaacctactgatgcctcaattaatgtaattttattggtacggtatctatttttatttttgaaatttaccagtagctgctgcatttcccaccctagtcttatactcaagtcaataatttttcccatttttggggggtaaaattaggggcctcggcttatattcgggtcggcctatactcgagtatatacggtaactTAAACAATTTGTTTCAAATCATTTATGGGTTTTAGCTGAAATTTCAACGTttctaaatatttttattatgcaCAATGCTTACAATGCCCAGTGATGTTAGCAGTGTCTTACATCGGGCATTTGCCAGTAGTTATGTTACAGCTTGAGTTGATCATTCATTCTAGGCCTTCCAAGAAGATGTTTGGAGCAACATGAAAAGGGTGGAGGGTCTTCTAGAGCGAGGGGACCAACTGATGGATAACAGTGATCCTCGGGACGCCGTAGACCTAGAGGTGGAGATGACAGAGCTAGGGTCGTACTGCCAACAGATTTATATTCGTCTCTCTCGCTTACAGAAGAGACTTGTGAGCACCAAACTGGTATGTACAGTATAAATCCACTTATGCGTAGAGTATGGTGCAGGTATCATTGATGTGCTTTAATAATTTGAGCGTTGCCTATATTATTTCTCTTACTAACCGATAAGACGCAGAGATATAGATTTGAAATGTTGGTCTTTAGGTCTTTATGTCACTGATGTCTGTACCCAGTCCACTCCACCATGTCTTCCTGCGATTACCAGTTTCTGCAGGCTTCTCCTAGCTCCTACCATCCCTGCTTTTTGGAAAGGGAGGAGATGACCATGCACTGGGCCTAGCTATCGTTTCTCAAACTCAATGAAAGTGATATAAATTGTATTAGTAGTTAAAGATATTATTTCCTACCTAGCATCAGTTAACAATAATGgaataatgaaataaaatatttcttaATTTTCTCTTGAAGGTATTTGAGGATGACTTCCTAGATGGTGCCATAGAACATCTGTCATCGGGttcttcagatgtgtttttagaTCTGGACCTTGAAGATGGAGAAGTTTCAAGCCCAATTAATGATCCGTCTACCAGTGAAGTCCCTGCCGGTGGACCTGGAGTGGGACCCATTAGGTGATGTTGGAAGATCTAGTTCTCATGATGGACAAGAGTCTTTCTACACAGCCACCTCTGGTATGCAACTTTTGTTTGTCTTCTACTCCAAAAACCATCTAGCCACACTTTAGAATGACAACACATACCATTCCTTCCCTAGCACCCTGGAAGCTTCCCCAGACAAGTGAGGGATCTCGGAGCAGTCTCAGCTCATACTCTGGTATTACTTATTCCAATATGAGAAGACAACAGGTCAAGGAACCTTTGGACAATATTCATACCAACCATGCTCCACCATTGGACAGTTGTCATTTAGAGTGGACTGAAGAGCAGACTCATGGGCAAAGATGGATGGAAACTACATCAGTAAGTACAAAGGTTTCTCTCCATGTCTTAATGCCAATTTGCTTGTAGTGCTAGTCTTTTATTGTGTGTCATTTACAATCAGGTGGACTTTATGGGTTTTCAATAGACATTACCTTTCACCAGAGTCTGCTTTTCACCCAGCTCCTCTAGAGATGCTGTAGCTAAAAGTGGAGACCTCCAAGGCCAAGTTCCGGCCTCCCCAAGAGGTTAACAAGATTGTCAAGCTGTAAATGGGGGCATTTCACTAAACCAGTCCATCCCTTATCAAGCTTTTGAGGGCAACCCTCACTGATATATAGAAACCTTTATATGGAGACATATGATTTCACTAAATCCTTCCTTCCCATGGACGAGCGTATCACTTCTAATTGAAAGAAACACTaaacatagaaaaatatatatatatcacagctCCTTCAATCCTATTTTACCTCATATTACAATTAAAATTAAAGAAATATTCCCTCTGTGTCCCAGGAGATCAGTGATGTCCCCCTTTCACTTCCTCACTGCCCATTGTCTGACTAGAAGACAACTGGCCGCAGGAGACGCCTCCTCCTCTGTCCTTTCTTGATGGTCCGTTAGCGGAATTCGGAAGAGATTAGCGATAGATTACCCTGCATTCTCTGCATTGCTTTCTACAAGACTCTTTGTTTCCAGAACAAGGGAAAAATTCTTAAGTGAGGGCAAAATTATCATCCGTTTACTTTGAGACTTTATggtggtcatttacaaagaccagtTTTTTACACCTTGCGCCTCATCATAAAGTAGGCACACCTTCGGCAGTCCATGCGCCTGGAGTAAAGACTACTCCAGCCCCTGACTAGAGTAGTTTCTACTCCCATTTGTGCCTGGTTTGCTGGAGCTAAAGTACTAGCCCCGGCCCTTGACATGCTCCCGCCACTCCCAAGTGGAGCGGATGGCCTAAAAACGCACATGTGACAAAATATTGTCGCAcaggcatttaaaaagttgctaAATTGCGACTATTTTTTACAACAAAAACTAGTGTAAAAATTTTAGTaaattactccccccccccccctcatgttcCTTTAGAGGCATTAGAAAAATTAGTCTGTTTTTTAGTGAATTGTAGTTCGTATTTCAGCGACTATGGTTTATTGTACTTATCTCGTACTACAGCCTGTACCCTCTCACCCTACAGGCACGGCACAGCTCTCTGCTACACCTGGAGACAGGCATGGCACAAGACATCAAGACCTGTTCTGGTAAATGTCCTACAGGCATGAAATGTACGTAGAAGATCTGACCAATATGTGGGACTTCCGGGTTCTTCACAGGCCCTATCACCACCATACTTGCCTTCCCCCTTATATAACATTTCCAAAACTTtgcattgtgccattcctctctTATTCCTCCTAAACATTTGTGAATAAATTGACCACTGGGTGTGACCAGTTGGGGAacatgtccctacacagtctgacactatccagtgCCACACTGAGCAGGGACAATGCCCCAAATGGTAACACCTGGTTATCAGTTTATTGATACAGTACTAGGAGGCATAACAGAGGAATAACACCATGCAAGGTTATAAAAAAGAATGCTCCAGAATCGATATTTCATGGGGAATATGAGTATTTACTAAACCAGACATATCTGGAGAGTGGACAGACCTTCTTCAAAGCAGAACATTAAATATTTCATAACCTTACATTGATTAGATCCTTCTAGGAGGATGACAATTACAATATGGTTCAAAAATTGCTTTGGTATTTTAAAaatatcttatttttatttttttaatgaggtACTCATTCAAGCAGCATTACTATTGCCATTTCCAAATCTTAGAAGAGGACCTTTTAAGTTAGGTTACATTTTACCAGCGATGTAATTCTCcttaaccaccactagggggagcatatGCATTTACACAGCTCTTTAATGGGAGCTGTACCAATGGAGTGCTCTCCCCCTAGTGGCCACTAGAGGAAGTCAGACTTATATCTTGTAAGCTCGGTGGCCTTTCTACCAGTATTAACCTGAACTgtatttttttaaggaaaaggTGACAGTCCTCCATAAAACATGTAcaaatgacatcactgcatcttGTGGACTTATAATTCCCCCTCTCCCCCTTTCTTCCTGGTTCTCAGTTTCCCTCTCCACAGATCAGCCAGACTCTGAATACAGGATGGACAATCATTTTGCTCTCCCTGGATATTCCTGGAATGCTGATAGTCCGTTAATTTCCCATGTGGAGATGACTGACAGTCGGTCACAACCAAACTGCTCTGGGCAGAGGAGACGTCCGCGAAAGAAGAAGAGGGCGGCAAAAAATCAGGTGAGATGCCCATTGA from Bufo gargarizans isolate SCDJY-AF-19 chromosome 9, ASM1485885v1, whole genome shotgun sequence harbors:
- the LOC122919441 gene encoding mucin-17-like isoform X2 is translated as MREEDIIFMSRPYFPHASCPSSSDFPSFPVINITSVPSHENTPIVTKPDPSSMSPLKSSTVAPQDSPSSSELPSSMSPLNFPSHTECSSSTPFSSRSQDSCSPQSLENHSSIPDYADFTLVQTYSSKSQTEYSPSLSLNGTSTFHTLSHSLSQVNCCSTTDPLSFSSTSPLKCSCQPESSTTSCQNPTAIPQMMYSSLSTQSCKSISKQTQSECSSMPQINGTSASRTIGQSVSPMDLSSCYFTPQTEDPSDFSPISISDSSKLSVHVGSSTSVLNCQPANQYVKSISDDCSPVNIPCVCTCEFPTDFPPEISSSHLTYCLCSPLKNDNHVSSNFAYSSLNHFEAFCLSPHETPYILQSKDYSDLSNNITPINGIIPPHMNATTDLRGTFTSTKCNSTNMDPLSPWSTQSFHSSTSPEIDVVSTNDQLSNDHLPLNGQYFHPCSCSLPNSVDSLNKSKVLNSSFSTNTPPTQNFICPNSTNQTVSTSTHERHPKMLSSCPHIFPSEETPKYLPFPEEENQVQECEVCKASLENKVRMDQDRQLCENFLDSLSRFEDWLQIAQITTSQGNPYRTVHQEAKLTLRKYEVLLTDIREKLLDLESLNRQYWRVAQTAQPMLLPSVLRSRMQEVNTLWDNLQGEAETLHKTLKSQVQQREEFETDQDDMKLCLTEMDLELSNVEYIYGGNSTEKIQQLKAFQEDVWSNMKRVEGLLERGDQLMDNSDPRDAVDLEVEMTELGSYCQQIYIRLSRLQKRLVSTKLVFEDDFLDGAIEHLSSGSSDVFLDLDLEDGEVSSPINDPSTSEVPAGGPGVGPIR
- the LOC122919441 gene encoding mucin-17-like isoform X1; the encoded protein is MLIPHYGVMREEDIIFMSRPYFPHASCPSSSDFPSFPVINITSVPSHENTPIVTKPDPSSMSPLKSSTVAPQDSPSSSELPSSMSPLNFPSHTECSSSTPFSSRSQDSCSPQSLENHSSIPDYADFTLVQTYSSKSQTEYSPSLSLNGTSTFHTLSHSLSQVNCCSTTDPLSFSSTSPLKCSCQPESSTTSCQNPTAIPQMMYSSLSTQSCKSISKQTQSECSSMPQINGTSASRTIGQSVSPMDLSSCYFTPQTEDPSDFSPISISDSSKLSVHVGSSTSVLNCQPANQYVKSISDDCSPVNIPCVCTCEFPTDFPPEISSSHLTYCLCSPLKNDNHVSSNFAYSSLNHFEAFCLSPHETPYILQSKDYSDLSNNITPINGIIPPHMNATTDLRGTFTSTKCNSTNMDPLSPWSTQSFHSSTSPEIDVVSTNDQLSNDHLPLNGQYFHPCSCSLPNSVDSLNKSKVLNSSFSTNTPPTQNFICPNSTNQTVSTSTHERHPKMLSSCPHIFPSEETPKYLPFPEEENQVQECEVCKASLENKVRMDQDRQLCENFLDSLSRFEDWLQIAQITTSQGNPYRTVHQEAKLTLRKYEVLLTDIREKLLDLESLNRQYWRVAQTAQPMLLPSVLRSRMQEVNTLWDNLQGEAETLHKTLKSQVQQREEFETDQDDMKLCLTEMDLELSNVEYIYGGNSTEKIQQLKAFQEDVWSNMKRVEGLLERGDQLMDNSDPRDAVDLEVEMTELGSYCQQIYIRLSRLQKRLVSTKLVFEDDFLDGAIEHLSSGSSDVFLDLDLEDGEVSSPINDPSTSEVPAGGPGVGPIR